In the Hordeum vulgare subsp. vulgare chromosome 7H, MorexV3_pseudomolecules_assembly, whole genome shotgun sequence genome, one interval contains:
- the LOC123409646 gene encoding 4-hydroxyphenylacetaldehyde oxime monooxygenase-like — protein MGRTSQLLELLPQQWQLLLSFILPLIALVFLHRRWNRPGGIRLPPGPWKLPLVGNLHQIGPLPHRSLTTLAKRHGPVMMLRMGTVPTVVLSSPEAAREALKTHDADCCSRPPSAGPRLLSYGYKDVAFSPYSDYVRDMRKLFIIELLSRRRVQAACYARDTQMGNLVKNLTNNGGKPVAVADHIFATLDGIIGSFAFGENYAAEQFKGQFVPVLNETMDLLSGFSAEDFFPNSVGRFLDKVTGIKFRRERIFKKLDAFFEQVIDQCVDDYPRRGRQPGEKSASVLVQELVDLWKNSAGGTNSFTREHAKAILMNTFIGGNHTSSVTINWAMAELIRQPRLLGKVQDEIRAVGGKTELLQHDDMPKLKYLKMVVKETLRLHPPATLLVPRETTRQIQVAGYDIPAKTKIIVNAWAICRDPIAWNDDPEEFRPERFEDKDVDFNGAHFELLPFGSGRRICPGLAMGVANIEFILANMLYCFNWELPDGVRSEDVNMEEAGALTFRKKTPLILVPTRYSVCVLD, from the exons ATGGGGCGCACTTCTCAGCTTCTAGAGCTCCTACCCCAGCAGTGGCAGCTTCTTCTGTCGTTCATTCTCCCACTCATCGCCCTCGTCTTCCTACACCGGAGATGGAACAGACCCGGTGGCATCAGGCTGCCACCAGGGCCCTGGAAGCTGCCCCTCGTCGGCAACCTCCATCAGATCGGCCCGTTGCCCCACCGGAGCCTGACGACGCTCGCAAAGCGGCACGGGCCGGTCATGATGCTGCGCATGGGCACAGTTCCGACGGTGGTGCTGTCCTCGCCGGAGGCCGCGCGGGAGGCTCTGAAGACGCATGATGCGGACTGCTGCAGCCGGCCTCCCTCCGCCGGGCCGCGGCTGCTGTCGTACGGCTACAAGGACGTCGCCTTCTCCCCATACAGTGACTACGTCCGCGACATGCGCAAACTTTTCATCATCGAGCTGCTTAGCCGCCGCCGCGTGCAGGCCGCTTGCTACGCTCGTGATACCCAG ATGGGAAATCTTGTGAAGAACCTCACCAATAATGGTGGAAAGCCCGTGGCGGTTGCCGACCATATATTTGCCACGCTGGACGGGATCATCGGCTCTTTCGCCTTTGGGGAAAACTACGCGGCGGAGCAGTTCAAGGGGCAGTTTGTCCCCGTGCTGAATGAGACCATGGACCTGCTGAGCGGCTTCTCTGCcgaggacttcttccccaacagcGTTGGTCGCTTCCTCGACAAAGTTACCGGCATCAAGTTTCGCCGAGAGAGGATCTTCAAAAAGCTTGATGCATTCTTTGAACAAGTCATCGACCAGTGCGTCGACGACTATCCCAGACGCGGAAGGCAGCCCGGTGAGAAGTCTGCGTCTGTACTCGTGCAAGAGCTTGTGGACCTTTGGAAAAATTCTGCTGGAGGCACCAACAGCTTCACAAGGGAACATGCCAAGGCCATCCTCATG AACACTTTCATCGGTGGCAATCACACTAGCTCAGTGACTATAAACTGGGCAATGGCCGAGCTAATTCGGCAGCCAAGGTTGCTCGGCAAGGTACAAGACGAAATTAGGGCCGTTGGAGGAAAGACAGAGCTcctgcagcacgacgacatgcCCAAGCTGAAGTACCTGAAGATGGTGGTGAAGGAGACCCTGCGGCTGCATCCCCCGGCGACGTTGCTCGTCCCGAGGGAGACCACACGGCAGATTCAGGTCGCAGGATACGACATCCCAGCAAAGACAAAGATCATCGTGAACGCATGGGCTATCTGTAGGGACCCCATCGCGTGGAATGATGATCCGGAGGAATTTCGTCCGGAAAGGTTTGAGGACAAGGATGTTGACTTCAATGGCGCACATTTCGAGCTTCTGCCGTTTGGTTCGGGACGACGGATCTGCCCGGGATTGGCCATGGGCGTGGCAAACATCGAGTTCATCTTGGCCAACATGCTCTACTGCTTCAACTGGGAGCTCCCTGATGGAGTGAGGAGTGAGGATGTCAACATGGAGGAGGCAGGGGCGCTGACTTTTCGAAAGAAGACGCCGCTCATTCTGGTACCGACAAGGTATTCAGTATGTGTCCTTGATTGA